A stretch of Pseudoprevotella muciniphila DNA encodes these proteins:
- a CDS encoding TIGR04149 family rSAM-modified RiPP produces MKQIKKVVLKEATRLSQEEMKQVFGGSGTDDDNQICGTTCRTKEGLILTSGPTANCETQTVRDFCSGTEWDYAICVCDAESPSYLVN; encoded by the coding sequence ATGAAACAAATCAAAAAAGTAGTCTTGAAAGAGGCTACAAGGCTCTCCCAAGAGGAAATGAAGCAAGTGTTCGGCGGAAGCGGTACTGATGACGATAATCAGATTTGTGGTACCACTTGCAGGACAAAAGAAGGTCTTATACTTACGTCTGGACCTACAGCTAATTGCGAGACTCAGACAGTAAGGGACTTTTGTTCAGGAACAGAATGGGACTATGCTATCTGCGTTTGCGATGCTGAAAGCCCTTCATATTTAGTCAATTAA
- a CDS encoding peptidase domain-containing ABC transporter yields MKKHFPHYFQSEMMDCGPACLRMIAKHYGRHYSLQTLRRKCFITREGVSLLGISDAAESIGFRTNGVRLRLNQLVEEAKLPCILHWNQNHFVVCYDIKTNRKGEHTFYIADPASQLLKYKQDEFCKCWLGASVLSDQKQGTALLLEPGVNFANTEDEPEKSTKKDLLFFLRYLLPYKSQFAQLAVGMLLGSALQMAFPLLTQSLVDVGINGKNLGFITLVLIAQLALFAAQLVVGFIRSWIMLHINTRIDIALISDFLMKLMKLPLSYFDTKMTGDIMQRIGDHGRIKSLLMGNSFNIIFSIFNFFLFAAILGYYHPLILGIFLAGNTLYAIWVLSFMRFRRELDIKRFNQSAGEQSKLIQLVQGMQEIKLNNCEKQKRWEWEHIQARLFKISVRGMSLGQIQQAGSVLFTQSTQIIISFIAAKAVVEGNMTLGMMMSMTYILGQVSAPIGEFIGFAQAVQDAKISLERLNEVHNQKDEEQDSETKLHELPANHDIHLENIRFSYSGAERDYALDGVSLTIPAHKVTAIVGASGSGKTTIVKLLQGFYEPLHGQIKIGNTPLSMIHPRMWRSQVGSVMQESFIFSDTIANNIAVGVDEIDPERLRHAAQVANIEEFILSLPMGYSTKIGMEGNGISAGQRQRILIARAVYKNPEFIFLDEATNSLDTGNERKIMENLNEFYRGKTVLIVAHRLSTVRNADKIIVIDHGKVAEEGTHEELTEKKGFYYELVRNQLELNRKTTKEKANG; encoded by the coding sequence ATGAAAAAGCATTTCCCACACTACTTTCAGAGCGAGATGATGGACTGCGGTCCGGCGTGCCTGCGCATGATAGCCAAGCACTACGGACGGCACTATTCGTTGCAGACACTGCGGCGTAAGTGTTTCATCACACGTGAGGGCGTGTCGCTCCTTGGCATCAGCGACGCGGCGGAGAGTATCGGTTTTCGCACCAATGGCGTAAGACTTCGGTTAAATCAACTGGTGGAAGAAGCAAAACTGCCTTGCATTCTTCACTGGAACCAGAACCACTTTGTGGTCTGCTATGATATCAAGACAAACAGAAAAGGCGAACACACTTTCTATATCGCTGACCCAGCCTCACAGTTGCTCAAATATAAACAGGACGAGTTTTGCAAATGCTGGCTGGGCGCATCTGTTTTGTCTGACCAAAAACAAGGAACGGCTTTGCTTTTAGAACCTGGTGTAAACTTCGCCAACACAGAGGACGAACCGGAAAAAAGCACGAAGAAAGATCTGCTTTTCTTCCTTCGTTACCTGTTGCCTTACAAAAGTCAGTTTGCACAGCTGGCCGTAGGAATGCTCTTGGGCAGTGCTTTGCAGATGGCGTTCCCATTGCTCACACAATCCCTTGTCGATGTAGGTATCAACGGAAAGAATTTGGGGTTCATTACACTGGTCCTGATAGCCCAACTTGCTTTGTTTGCTGCGCAATTAGTGGTAGGCTTTATCCGTAGTTGGATTATGCTGCACATCAATACGCGCATTGACATCGCGTTGATTTCCGACTTCTTGATGAAGCTGATGAAATTGCCGTTGAGTTACTTCGACACAAAGATGACAGGTGACATCATGCAGCGCATCGGTGACCACGGACGCATCAAGTCGCTTCTGATGGGCAATTCGTTCAATATCATCTTCTCCATCTTCAACTTCTTCCTGTTTGCCGCCATTTTAGGTTATTATCATCCACTTATTCTCGGCATTTTCCTTGCCGGCAATACGCTCTATGCCATTTGGGTATTGTCGTTCATGCGTTTCCGTCGCGAGCTGGACATCAAACGCTTCAACCAGAGTGCGGGCGAGCAAAGCAAACTTATACAGCTGGTGCAAGGAATGCAGGAAATCAAACTTAACAACTGCGAAAAGCAGAAACGATGGGAATGGGAACACATCCAGGCACGGCTGTTCAAAATCAGCGTGCGCGGAATGTCGCTCGGACAGATACAACAAGCCGGCTCCGTGTTGTTCACGCAAAGTACACAAATCATTATCTCCTTTATTGCAGCAAAAGCGGTGGTTGAGGGAAACATGACACTCGGTATGATGATGTCCATGACCTACATCCTCGGACAGGTTTCTGCGCCAATCGGCGAATTTATCGGCTTCGCACAAGCCGTGCAGGATGCCAAAATCAGCCTTGAACGCCTGAATGAAGTGCACAACCAGAAAGATGAGGAGCAGGACAGCGAAACAAAACTTCATGAATTACCTGCAAATCATGACATACACTTGGAAAACATACGTTTCAGTTATAGTGGTGCAGAACGCGACTACGCCCTCGATGGTGTCTCGCTCACAATTCCAGCCCATAAAGTAACCGCCATTGTCGGAGCCAGTGGTAGTGGCAAAACAACAATCGTAAAATTGCTGCAAGGATTTTATGAACCGTTGCACGGACAGATAAAGATAGGCAACACACCGTTGTCTATGATACACCCCAGAATGTGGCGCAGCCAGGTGGGGTCGGTAATGCAGGAAAGTTTCATTTTCTCAGACACCATTGCCAATAATATTGCAGTGGGTGTGGACGAAATAGACCCTGAACGCCTGAGACATGCAGCACAGGTTGCCAATATAGAAGAATTCATACTTTCGCTCCCGATGGGCTATAGCACCAAGATAGGTATGGAGGGTAACGGCATCAGTGCCGGTCAGCGACAACGCATACTCATAGCGCGGGCGGTCTATAAAAATCCCGAATTTATCTTTCTTGATGAAGCCACCAATTCACTCGACACGGGCAATGAACGCAAAATCATGGAAAATCTGAACGAGTTCTATCGTGGTAAGACTGTCCTTATTGTCGCTCATCGCCTTTCCACGGTAAGAAATGCCGATAAAATCATCGTGATTGACCATGGGAAGGTAGCTGAAGAGGGAACGCATGAAGAGCTCACCGAGAAGAAAGGATTTTATTATGAATTGGTCAGAAATCAGTTGGAACTGAACCGGAAAACGACAAAAGAGAAAGCAAATGGATAG
- a CDS encoding HlyD family secretion protein, with protein MSIVAVVENNIPIVNITVPTDGTLECNYVKNGENITCGDTLFTYHPKKMNSKETDDSLCAILSPTDGMISFPYPRTAGMSLKAKSLFMDIVPAKMQDSSMHAYGFLSESDRGKVTVGQTLRIPIDNDVLLGTVGAISPLPNDKGLYYFDIALSPKSEELIMDRNTLFYHKDLPAEIIIGNSRLIYKIFASFTNW; from the coding sequence ATGTCTATCGTCGCGGTTGTGGAGAACAACATTCCCATCGTGAACATCACCGTGCCAACAGACGGGACTTTAGAATGTAATTATGTAAAGAATGGAGAAAACATAACCTGTGGCGATACACTTTTTACTTACCATCCCAAAAAGATGAACTCCAAAGAAACCGATGACAGTCTATGTGCTATTCTCAGCCCAACAGACGGCATGATAAGTTTTCCTTATCCACGCACCGCAGGAATGTCGTTGAAGGCAAAATCTCTTTTCATGGATATCGTGCCTGCCAAAATGCAGGATTCTTCTATGCATGCTTACGGATTCCTGTCCGAATCTGATAGAGGCAAGGTAACTGTGGGGCAAACGCTACGTATTCCCATTGATAATGATGTCTTATTGGGCACTGTCGGTGCTATTTCTCCTTTGCCCAACGACAAAGGGCTCTACTATTTTGATATAGCATTGTCACCTAAATCAGAAGAACTTATTATGGATAGAAATACGCTCTTTTATCATAAAGATCTACCTGCTGAAATAATCATTGGAAATTCACGTCTCATATACAAAATCTTCGCTTCGTTTACGAACTGGTAG